In Allomuricauda ruestringensis DSM 13258, the following proteins share a genomic window:
- a CDS encoding gliding motility-associated C-terminal domain-containing protein produces the protein MTNSEWTPLPYEGGGHSRTRATMDGYLPTLEDGVVAVEFILKGGDGGRATWQGLVAQKIGQGGEGGTVRFTLPITSENAGDRLHFFIGSRGESDAHDVAASGGGGGATAITPYNQVTNPIAVAAGGGGGAAIEAMVSHGYGGGTSRDGKNSCGQAGSRVLTFNYGAGGRGIVGRVNSIEEGTYYVFSGGGGSRDNAFEPGLPFEREIMGNPPSQGGAGGYHPPTDLYTGDCSGGLFDPRCVKITIRDVNRGGAGWAGGGAGSIFYPHLNIETECSNQVLGKGAAGGGGGGYFGGGGGDLERGGGGGQSYGNLSMVQDLVETEGGTTNAPVTGYIQYRVIYDEQPPVAVCNDITVSLDPENPLLADGTVTITAADIDAGSYDNAYVASMSLSQTTFSCDDVGTVPVTLTVLDARGNGAICTANVTVVDTTPPYMLLETNFIELGHNTSIELKPEGPFDVSENCGSYTAVASTRTATCADIGTNVLVPIEVTDQYGNKATYNKVYQISKNTPPVVKTKPATIYLDGNGGAILRPEDIDDNSIDANGCYTTFTRTLSKTNFTCADAGTHTVTLTVNDGYNSASATATVTVEDPYDRSSGIIYVDENATGSNNGTSWNDAYTDLQDALALSANCGLTEIWVAQGTYKPGTSEYDSFVIPEGVTLLGGFTGNETSPAERNWKAAPTILSGDLNGNAVADAGDSHTIVTVTTPNVTLDGLIIAYSYADDPTDNSQVAIGRTGGGLYINQNASFLLKNSILHDNIAFSDGINGVGGAVISFTGDTKLISCLLYDNVASTAGGAVSCESGEVEIMNSTLANNTANMGGGVHLSDGALLVANSILSNNTGTNGQINLVGGFGRMYNSLTFNGVVSGSVTQARNLISAPEFVDAAQYDFRVKATSPAINAGNNNFVVSLGAPEAAVDLAGNKRIYDYANGGTVDMGAYELQDRAPVAICQDIIVALDANGRVIIGAEEIDNGSYDEDNGITLTLDVTEFDCSNLGTNEVILTVTANNGVSVQCTATVTVEDTLAPVPDLTSLPDVNAECELSNLTPPTATDNCSGLVTATHDAILPITSQGTTVVTWTYEDAAGNTSTQIQNVIIEDTHAPVPNQVSLSDITSECEVISLTAPTATDNCNGLLTATHDATLPITAKGTTVVTWTYEDAAGNTSTQTQYVIIADTEAPVPDQASLNDVIDECEVSSLTAPTATDNCNGSVTVSHDAVLPITQQGTTVVTWTYEDVAGNTSTQTQHVIIADTEAPVPDQASLADIADECKISSLTAPTATDNCSSAVTVSHDAVLPITQQGTTVVTWTYEDEAGNTSTQTQHVIVEDTMAPELISALDTDLTVYCNQVPEIPNLVFEDNCDIEVQIEYGQNETILGEGYQIERYWIASDSNGNEKRVEQHITVLPTQISTDENISVCITKTHLDLYQKIEGEAGSGTWESQNENINLDGSVINPSTLSMGTYTFTYTEQVGMCANQVVVEVSVEEGCNPDREARIEVSKVLTPNEDGHNDYFIVDGPDTHGNNISLMVFDRWGQQVYQSDDYQNDWGATQGNTQGKLFSGTYFYVIQVLDSKKEPIRGSIYIGTK, from the coding sequence TTGACCAATAGCGAATGGACTCCATTGCCCTACGAAGGGGGAGGTCATTCACGTACCCGGGCCACCATGGATGGTTATTTGCCAACATTGGAAGACGGGGTGGTAGCCGTGGAGTTCATTCTTAAAGGAGGCGATGGGGGACGTGCCACCTGGCAAGGTTTGGTGGCGCAGAAAATAGGACAGGGCGGGGAAGGTGGCACGGTTAGGTTTACCTTGCCCATCACCAGTGAAAATGCAGGAGACCGACTCCATTTTTTTATTGGATCTCGTGGGGAATCCGATGCTCATGATGTTGCCGCCAGCGGTGGCGGTGGCGGGGCTACTGCCATAACCCCTTACAACCAAGTTACAAATCCCATTGCAGTTGCTGCCGGCGGCGGTGGGGGAGCGGCCATTGAAGCTATGGTTTCCCATGGGTATGGAGGCGGGACTTCCAGAGATGGGAAAAATTCTTGTGGGCAGGCCGGTTCAAGAGTTCTAACATTTAATTATGGAGCAGGAGGTAGAGGAATAGTTGGTCGTGTTAATAGTATAGAAGAGGGTACTTATTATGTGTTTTCAGGAGGTGGAGGTAGTCGCGATAATGCTTTTGAGCCTGGTCTCCCTTTCGAAAGAGAAATTATGGGAAATCCGCCAAGTCAAGGAGGTGCAGGAGGATATCATCCACCTACTGATTTATATACTGGAGATTGTTCGGGAGGGTTATTTGATCCTAGATGTGTAAAAATAACAATTAGGGATGTCAATCGAGGTGGTGCGGGCTGGGCCGGTGGAGGTGCAGGGTCGATATTTTATCCACATCTTAACATAGAAACGGAGTGCTCAAATCAGGTTTTAGGAAAAGGAGCAGCAGGCGGTGGCGGTGGCGGTTACTTTGGTGGTGGTGGCGGTGATTTGGAACGTGGCGGCGGTGGCGGACAATCGTATGGCAACCTTAGTATGGTACAAGATCTAGTGGAGACAGAAGGAGGAACGACTAATGCTCCTGTTACTGGTTATATACAATACAGGGTCATTTATGATGAACAGCCCCCTGTGGCAGTATGTAACGATATTACAGTGTCCCTTGATCCGGAAAATCCCTTATTGGCCGATGGTACCGTTACCATAACGGCTGCCGATATTGATGCAGGATCTTATGATAATGCTTATGTCGCATCCATGTCCCTATCACAAACAACTTTTAGCTGTGATGACGTTGGTACTGTTCCAGTTACCTTAACGGTTCTTGATGCAAGGGGCAATGGGGCTATCTGTACGGCCAATGTGACCGTAGTGGATACTACCCCGCCCTATATGCTTTTGGAGACCAATTTTATTGAATTGGGGCATAATACCTCTATAGAGTTAAAACCGGAAGGTCCCTTCGATGTTTCTGAAAATTGTGGTAGCTATACCGCTGTGGCCAGTACGCGTACCGCAACCTGTGCCGATATAGGCACCAATGTTTTGGTGCCCATTGAGGTGACCGACCAATATGGGAATAAGGCTACCTATAATAAGGTGTACCAAATAAGCAAAAATACGCCTCCGGTAGTGAAAACGAAACCGGCTACCATTTATCTGGATGGTAATGGGGGCGCCATCCTAAGGCCAGAGGATATAGACGATAACAGTATAGATGCCAATGGCTGTTACACCACCTTTACCAGAACATTGAGCAAAACCAATTTTACCTGTGCCGATGCGGGAACGCATACGGTTACTTTAACGGTAAATGACGGCTACAACTCGGCTTCGGCCACAGCTACAGTCACCGTGGAAGACCCCTATGATCGCAGTTCGGGTATCATTTATGTGGATGAGAACGCGACGGGATCAAACAATGGAACCTCGTGGAACGATGCATATACCGATTTACAGGATGCACTTGCCCTGTCTGCGAATTGTGGGTTAACGGAAATATGGGTGGCCCAGGGCACCTACAAACCGGGAACATCCGAATATGATTCTTTTGTCATTCCCGAAGGGGTGACCCTTTTGGGAGGCTTTACCGGAAATGAAACTTCACCGGCCGAACGGAATTGGAAAGCGGCGCCGACCATCCTAAGTGGGGATCTCAATGGAAATGCGGTGGCAGATGCCGGGGACAGCCATACCATTGTGACAGTGACAACTCCTAATGTGACTTTGGATGGACTTATCATTGCGTATTCCTATGCGGATGATCCTACGGACAATAGTCAAGTGGCCATTGGCCGAACCGGGGGAGGGCTTTATATAAACCAAAATGCCAGCTTTCTTTTAAAGAATAGCATACTGCACGATAATATTGCCTTTAGTGATGGCATCAATGGTGTGGGAGGCGCGGTAATCAGTTTTACCGGTGATACCAAATTGATAAGTTGCTTGCTGTATGATAATGTTGCCTCCACTGCTGGAGGTGCTGTTTCATGTGAATCCGGTGAAGTTGAAATTATGAATTCTACGCTGGCCAATAATACGGCGAACATGGGAGGAGGTGTCCATTTAAGCGATGGGGCATTGTTGGTTGCGAACTCCATTCTTTCCAATAATACTGGTACCAATGGCCAAATCAACCTGGTTGGTGGATTCGGACGGATGTATAATTCATTGACTTTTAATGGAGTTGTTTCAGGCAGTGTGACGCAGGCCCGTAATTTGATTTCAGCCCCTGAGTTTGTGGATGCAGCCCAATATGATTTTAGGGTAAAAGCGACCAGTCCTGCCATAAATGCTGGGAACAATAATTTTGTGGTATCGTTAGGGGCACCCGAAGCGGCAGTCGATTTGGCTGGAAATAAGCGCATTTACGACTATGCCAATGGTGGTACTGTTGATATGGGCGCCTATGAGTTACAAGACAGGGCACCCGTGGCCATTTGCCAGGATATTATAGTAGCGCTAGATGCAAACGGTAGGGTGATTATAGGCGCTGAAGAAATAGATAACGGCTCTTATGATGAGGATAATGGAATAACGCTTACCCTCGATGTTACAGAATTTGATTGTTCAAACCTAGGAACGAATGAAGTAATACTAACCGTAACGGCCAATAATGGGGTAAGTGTCCAATGTACGGCAACTGTTACCGTGGAGGATACCTTGGCTCCAGTTCCTGATTTGACAAGTCTGCCAGATGTAAATGCAGAATGCGAGCTAAGCAATCTCACACCCCCAACGGCCACGGATAATTGCAGCGGTTTGGTAACGGCAACCCACGATGCTATTTTGCCGATAACATCCCAAGGTACTACGGTGGTCACATGGACCTACGAAGATGCAGCTGGAAATACCAGTACCCAAATACAGAACGTGATTATAGAGGATACCCATGCACCAGTTCCCAATCAAGTGAGCTTATCGGATATCACATCTGAATGTGAGGTAATCAGTCTAACGGCCCCAACGGCAACGGATAATTGCAACGGTTTGCTAACAGCAACCCATGATGCAACTTTGCCGATTACGGCCAAAGGTACCACGGTGGTAACGTGGACCTACGAAGATGCAGCCGGGAACACCAGTACGCAAACACAGTATGTGATCATTGCAGATACGGAGGCACCGGTTCCCGATCAGGCGAGTTTAAACGATGTTATTGATGAATGTGAGGTCAGCAGTCTAACGGCCCCAACGGCCACGGATAATTGCAACGGTTCGGTAACAGTTTCGCACGATGCTGTTTTGCCCATCACACAGCAGGGCACCACGGTGGTCACATGGACCTACGAAGATGTAGCCGGGAACACCAGTACGCAAACACAGCATGTAATCATTGCAGATACGGAGGCACCAGTTCCCGACCAGGCGAGTTTAGCGGATATTGCCGATGAATGTAAGATAAGCAGTCTAACGGCCCCAACGGCCACGGACAATTGCAGTAGTGCGGTAACAGTTTCGCACGACGCTGTTTTGCCCATCACACAGCAAGGAACCACGGTGGTCACATGGACCTACGAAGACGAAGCTGGGAACACCAGTACACAAACACAGCACGTGATCGTTGAGGATACCATGGCTCCTGAGTTGATTTCAGCATTGGATACGGATCTTACGGTGTATTGCAATCAAGTGCCAGAAATCCCAAATCTGGTTTTTGAGGATAATTGTGATATAGAGGTTCAAATTGAATATGGTCAAAATGAGACCATTTTAGGAGAAGGGTATCAAATTGAACGTTACTGGATAGCCTCCGATTCCAATGGAAACGAAAAGCGTGTTGAGCAACATATCACAGTACTTCCAACACAGATAAGTACCGATGAAAATATTTCGGTATGCATTACCAAAACCCATTTGGACCTCTACCAAAAAATTGAAGGTGAAGCAGGGAGTGGAACCTGGGAATCCCAAAACGAAAATATCAATTTAGATGGCTCGGTAATCAATCCATCAACCTTGTCGATGGGTACGTACACCTTTACCTATACCGAACAGGTAGGAATGTGTGCCAATCAGGTGGTTGTTGAAGTAAGCGTGGAAGAAGGTTGTAATCCGGACAGAGAAGCTAGGATAGAGGTTTCCAAGGTACTTACACCGAACGAAGATGGACACAACGATTATTTTATTGTCGATGGTCCCGATACTCATGGAAATAACATCTCACTGATGGTTTTTGATCGTTGGGGGCAGCAAGTATATCAGTCGGATGATTATCAAAACGATTGGGGTGCCACACAGGGCAATACCCAAGGAAAATTGTTTTCAGGAACCTATTTCTACGTGATACAGGTGTTGGACTCCAAGAAGGAACCCATTAGGGGTAGTATCTATATAGGTACAAAATAA